Part of the Janibacter endophyticus genome is shown below.
CCTGACGAGCACTGTGCCGCCCAGCCCGACGGCAGGGGGGCCGCAGACCCCGGCGCTCGTGCAGACCGATGGGGGTCTGCCCGTGGGCGCGACGCTCCCGGCGGTGCTCGCCCTCCTCGCGATGGCCGGCCTGCTGGGCGGGGCGGCGGCCGCCCGTCGTCGCGCGGCTGCCCGTCACTGACGGCTGTCGGCCACGGTGCCCACGCGTCCTATCGTGTGCCCATGCGCATCGCGAGGTACACGACAGGTGACGAGCCCGCCTACGGCCTCGTCGACGGCGAGGGCAAGAAGATCGCGGAGGTCACCGGCGACCCGCTCTACCAGCGGATCGAGCTGACCGGCACGGTCCACCAGGTCGAGGACGTGCGGCTGCTGGCCCCCGTCATCCCGCGGAGCAAGATCATCGGGATCGGGCGCAACTACGCCGACCACGCGGCCGAGATGGGCAACGAGGTCCCGGACGAGCCGATGATGTTCCTCATCCCCAACACCGCCGTCGTCGGCCCCGGCGACCCGGTCGTCATCCCGGCGTCGACGAGCGAGGTGTCCTTCGAGGGCGAGCTCGCGGTGATCATCGGGCGGATGTGCAAGGACATCGAGCCCGAGGAGGCCAAGAAGGTCATCTTCGGCTACACGATCGCCAACGACGTCACCGCCCGCGACCTCCAGCGCGGGGACGGGCAGTGGGCGCGGGCCAAGGGCATGGACACCTTCTGCCCGCTCGGCCCGTGGATCGAGACCGAGCTCGACCCGCAGGCCGTCGACATCGTCACCACGCGGGACGGCGAGGTCTTCCAGGACGGGCACTCGAGCGACATGGTCCACGGCGTCGCCGCGCTCATCTCCTACGCGAGCAAGGCCTTCACGCTGCTGCCGGGTGACGTCATCCTCACCGGCACCCCGGCGGGCGTCGGCCCGGTCGTCGCCGGCCAGCGCGTCGAGATCGAGATCGACGCCATCGGGACGCTCTCGAACCCCTTCGTCGCCGCCGAGCGGTGACCGAGACCCTCGAGGAGCGCGACCGGCGGCTCCTCGCGTGGCTCGGCGCCGGGCTGCTCGCCGGGGGCATGCCGGTCCACGAGGCCGAGGAGGACGTCCGCGAGGCGGCGCTGGCCCTCGGCCACCCCGAGGTCGAGGTCGGCTGCTTCCCGACCGCGCTGCACGTCGCGCTCGCCCCGGGCCGGGCGGCGACGTTCGAGAAGGTCGATGGCGGGCTGCGGCTCGACCAGCTCGCCGACGTCAGCGCGATCCACGCCGGGCTGCGGACCGGACGCACCGACGCCGACGCCGCGCTGGAGCACCTCGCCTCGCTCCGCGGCCAGCCCCACCGCTACCCGCGGATCGGCCTGCCGCTCGGGGTGATCCTCTCCGCGGCGGGTATCGCGCTCGTCCTCGCACCGGCGTGGTCGTCGTTGCTCTTCGCCGTGCTGCTCGCGCCGGTCACGGTCGTCCTCATCCTCCTCGCCGGCCGCCACCCGACGGTGCGCACCCTCGTGCCCCTCGCGGCCGCCTTCGCCACCGCTGCGGCTGCGTGCTGGGCGCACGCCCAGGGGCTCGTCGACGCGCCGCTGTGGACCCTCGTCGCGCCGATCGCCGTCCTCCTGCCGGGTGCCACGATCGTCACGGGGCTCACCGAGCTGGCTGCCGGGGCGATGGTCGCGGGCACGGCCCGGCTCGGCCACGGCACGACCCAGATGCTGCTCTTCGCCCTCGGGGTCGGTGGGGCGGTCGCGCTGCAGCGGGTGCCCGTCGAGGTGCTGCAGCAGCCGCGGCCCGACGCGCTCGGGTGGGGCGCGCCGCTCGTCGGTGTCGTCCTCGTGACCGTGGCCATCGCGCTCATGGAGGCGCTGCCGCTGCGCAGCATGCCGTGGCTCCTCGTCACCGTCCTCGGCACCTACCTCGGGCAGCTGCTCGGGCACGAGCTGCTCGGGGCGCGCTGGGCGGGGGCCTTCGCCGGCGCGGTCGTCGCGAGCCTCGGGGCGACGCTCGTCGAGTTCCTTCGGCCGCAGCTGCCCCGGGCCGTCGCCTTCCTGCCGTGCTTCTGGCTGCTCGTGCCCGGCTCGCTCGGGCTGATCTCGGTGACCCAGATCGAGGTGGGAGCCGGCGCCGCCGTCCAGGCCGTCGTCGACGTCACGAGCGTCATCGTGGCGATCGCGCTCGGGGTCATGGTCGGCGCGGCGCTGGCGCGACCGCTGCGCCTGGTAGCCCGGCGGCTGGGGCTGGTGCACCTGCTCCGGCGTCTCCCGCGCCGCCGCTCGGTCAGCGGCCGAGCACCGCGACGAGGAAGTCGGAGTCCTCGGTCAGGGGACGCACGTCCCACGACGAGAGCATGAGCTGCTCGCTCAGCCCGGCCGACGCCGCGTCCTCACGGAAGCGGGCGAAGGGGTAGTCGCGGCCCGCCCCGAAGCCGACGACGGCTCGCCCCTCCGGGGCGAGGTGGGCGGCGAACCGGCGCAGGACCTCGGCCCGGGTGCTCGGCGCGAGGAAGGTCATGACGTTGCCGGCGCACACGACGAGGTCGAAGGGGTCGGCGATGCCGGCCGCCGGCAGGTCGAGGTCGGCGAGGTCCCCGGCCAGCCAGGTCGGGCCCGGGTGGTCCTCCTGGGCGGCAGAGATCAGGGCCGGGTCGTAGTCGACGCCGACGACGGTGTGGCCGGCGCGGTGGAGGTAGCCGCCCACCCGGCCGGGCCCGCAGCCCGCGTCGAGGACGCGGGAGCCGCGGGGGAGCATGGCGTCGACGAGCCGTGCCTCCCCGTCGAGGTCGCGCCCCTCCCGGGCCATCGCGCGGAAACGCTCGACGTACCAGGCGGAGTGGCCGGGGTCCTCACGGAGGCGCACCTCCCAGGCGTTGGGTTCACGGGTCATCCGACCACGCTAGCGCGCGGCTAGCATCGGACCATCATGACGACGCCCAGCACAGCCCCTGACGCCACCCCGCGACTGCGGGTCGCCCCTTCGCCCACCGGTGACCCGCACGTCGGCACCGCCTACATGGCCCTCTTCAACCTCGCCTTCGCGCGCCAGCAGGGCGGCCGGTTCGTCCTGCGGGTCGAGGACACCGACCGCGCGCGCTTCAACCCGACGAGCGAGGCGCAGCTCTACGACACCCTCGGGTGGCTCGGGCTGCGGTGGGACGAGGGGCCGGACGTCGGCGGGCCGTACGCGCCGTACCGGCAGAGCGAGCGGCTCGAGACCTACCGCCCCTACGTCGAGCGGCTCATCGCGGACGGCCACGCGTACCACTGCTGGTGCTCCTCCGAGCGGCTCGCCGCGATGCGCGACCGCCAGCAGA
Proteins encoded:
- a CDS encoding fumarylacetoacetate hydrolase family protein — its product is MRIARYTTGDEPAYGLVDGEGKKIAEVTGDPLYQRIELTGTVHQVEDVRLLAPVIPRSKIIGIGRNYADHAAEMGNEVPDEPMMFLIPNTAVVGPGDPVVIPASTSEVSFEGELAVIIGRMCKDIEPEEAKKVIFGYTIANDVTARDLQRGDGQWARAKGMDTFCPLGPWIETELDPQAVDIVTTRDGEVFQDGHSSDMVHGVAALISYASKAFTLLPGDVILTGTPAGVGPVVAGQRVEIEIDAIGTLSNPFVAAER
- a CDS encoding threonine/serine ThrE exporter family protein, giving the protein MTETLEERDRRLLAWLGAGLLAGGMPVHEAEEDVREAALALGHPEVEVGCFPTALHVALAPGRAATFEKVDGGLRLDQLADVSAIHAGLRTGRTDADAALEHLASLRGQPHRYPRIGLPLGVILSAAGIALVLAPAWSSLLFAVLLAPVTVVLILLAGRHPTVRTLVPLAAAFATAAAACWAHAQGLVDAPLWTLVAPIAVLLPGATIVTGLTELAAGAMVAGTARLGHGTTQMLLFALGVGGAVALQRVPVEVLQQPRPDALGWGAPLVGVVLVTVAIALMEALPLRSMPWLLVTVLGTYLGQLLGHELLGARWAGAFAGAVVASLGATLVEFLRPQLPRAVAFLPCFWLLVPGSLGLISVTQIEVGAGAAVQAVVDVTSVIVAIALGVMVGAALARPLRLVARRLGLVHLLRRLPRRRSVSGRAPRRGSRSPRSGDARPTTRA
- a CDS encoding class I SAM-dependent methyltransferase, translated to MTREPNAWEVRLREDPGHSAWYVERFRAMAREGRDLDGEARLVDAMLPRGSRVLDAGCGPGRVGGYLHRAGHTVVGVDYDPALISAAQEDHPGPTWLAGDLADLDLPAAGIADPFDLVVCAGNVMTFLAPSTRAEVLRRFAAHLAPEGRAVVGFGAGRDYPFARFREDAASAGLSEQLMLSSWDVRPLTEDSDFLVAVLGR